The following proteins come from a genomic window of Pyxidicoccus sp. MSG2:
- a CDS encoding MotA/TolQ/ExbB proton channel family protein → MNFTLSSMWGHMGPVAQLIVIVMGIMSVVSLLILAERVLVFRASRRHSRRFAAEMGTLLSSGDFESAVDAKAGVDVGYLGRTIRAGLTAYRSSATDSREEAMESVARGLERQAQREVQSLKRGLGHLATVASTAPFVGLLGTTIGIVTAFQEMGAGGAGGIGTISTGISEALVTTAFGLLVAIPAVMGYNSLQSWVDARAVDLSEASNEFLDAAGRALKRARSVAG, encoded by the coding sequence ATGAACTTCACTCTCTCGAGCATGTGGGGCCACATGGGCCCCGTCGCACAGCTCATCGTCATCGTGATGGGCATCATGTCGGTCGTCTCCCTCCTCATCCTCGCGGAGCGCGTGCTCGTCTTCCGCGCGTCCCGCCGTCACTCGCGCAGGTTCGCCGCGGAGATGGGCACGCTGCTCTCCAGTGGTGACTTCGAGTCCGCGGTCGACGCCAAGGCGGGCGTGGACGTGGGCTACCTCGGCCGGACCATCCGCGCGGGGCTGACCGCCTACCGCAGCTCCGCCACGGACAGCCGGGAGGAAGCCATGGAGTCGGTGGCGCGCGGCCTGGAGCGACAGGCCCAGCGCGAGGTGCAGAGCCTCAAGCGGGGTCTGGGCCATCTGGCCACCGTGGCCTCCACCGCCCCCTTCGTGGGCCTGCTCGGCACCACCATCGGCATCGTCACCGCGTTCCAGGAGATGGGCGCGGGCGGCGCGGGCGGCATCGGTACCATCTCGACGGGCATCTCCGAGGCGCTCGTCACCACGGCCTTCGGTCTGCTCGTCGCCATCCCCGCGGTGATGGGCTACAACTCACTGCAGAGCTGGGTGGATGCCCGCGCGGTGGACCTCTCCGAGGCGAGCAACGAGTTCCTCGACGCGGCGGGCCGCGCCCTCAAGCGCGCCCGCTCCGTCGCGGGGTGA